In Streptomyces sp. NBC_01381, the sequence GATCGTCGACGAGCTGGCGGAGCTGTACCTCTCCGACGGTCGGCGCGAGAGCAAGGCGGAAGCGGAACAGTGCTCGACCCTGCTCCTGCGCCTGGCCCAGCTCGGTGCCGCACTCGGCATGCACCTGGTGGTCGCCGGTCAGCGTGTCGGCTCCGATCTCGGCCCCGGAGTCACCGCGCTGCGGGCCCAACTCGGCGGCCGCATCTGCCACCGCGTCAACGACCCCGGCACGGCTGAAATGACGCTCGGCGATCTCAACAAGGACGCCGTGGCCGTCGCCCAGTCGATCACCCAGGAAGAGAAGGGCGTCGCGGTCTGCACCGGACCGGACGGCGGTTGGGGTCGTGCTCGCTCCCACCTCACGCCGACCGAAGGGGCGGTCACGACGGCCATGAAGTACGCGGCCATGACGCCCGAACTGCCCGCCATAGACCGCGCACTTGCGGCGCTGGGAGGAGACGACAAGTGATCGGCGAAGGCACAGCGTTCACGTTCTCGGTGATCTTCGGGATCATCGCCGTTCTCCTCGTCCGCTCCCGCGACGTACGCGCCTGGGAAGCGGTCTGCATCGGCCTCTGCGGGGTCTACCTCGGCCAGACACCGGTGATCTTCACCATCCATGGCCTCGTGACCTGGCTCATCAACGGCTTCTCCCACCCCTGAACAGGAAGGACAGGACATGCCCATGAGCCGCGTGAGGTGCCCGCACTGCAAAGGCGAAGGAGCCCGCACGACCTGGACCGGACGGCGTCGCCGCTGCCGCATCTGCCGGGGCGCCGGAACCATCCGCTGAACCCCACGCACCACGCCCGACCATGCAAGGAGCGAACCCCATGGCCAACAGCGCGCCACCACCCATCAACCGTGCCGCTTCGGCGGCCCACCCTGGAAGGTCTCCACCATCACCCCGGAATTCACCCCGGCTGACAGGCGCGCCGCTCTCGACCGCGCGGCGCGCCTGCGTCAGCTTCCCGAAGCAGACCGCGACGCCCTCCGCATCGCCCAAGACCCCAAGTTCGCCCGCTGGTTGGACCAGATCACCGTCACGGGCGGCTGCGCCCACCCGATCCACCTCTCAGGCTCGACAACCACGCGGGACGCAGTCACCGGCGAGATCCTGCACCACTACGACACCCGAGATGAACCCGGTGAACGGCTCTCCGTACGCTGCCGCAATAGACGCGCGACCGTCTGCGCACCGTGCTCCCGCCTCCACGCCGGAGACACCTTCCACCTCGTCCGCGCGGGCCTTCTCGGCGGCAAGACCGTCCCGGCATCCGTCCGCGACCGGCCCCGGCTCTTCGCCACCCTCACCGCCCCGTCCTTCGGGCCCGTGCACCGGACCGGCGATCGCTGCCGCCCCCGCCGTGACGGCGGAGAGTGCGAGCATGGGCGCCCCCTCGGCTGTGGCGCTGTCCATGACGCGGAAGACCTCCTCGTTGGCCAACCCCTCTGCCCCGGTTGCTACGACTACCCGGCCCATGCGCTCTGGCACGCGCACGCGGGCAAGCTGTGGGACCGCTTCGTCATCGGCGTCCGCCGGCACCTGGCCTCTTCCGCGGGCCTCGTGCAGTCCCGCTTCCCCGACCATGCACGGCTGTCTTTCGCCCGCGTCGCCGAGTACCAGAAGCGCGCCGCCGTCCACGTCCACGCGGTCGTACGCCTCGACGGCCCGGCCGGACCTGACGACGAACCCCCGGCCTGGGGCACGGTCGACCACCTCGCCGACGCTGTGCGCGCCTCCGCGAGCCGGGTCCTGGTCCGCACCCCGTACAGCCCCGCCATCGGTGAACTCGCCCTCCGCTGGGGCGTCCAGATCGACACCCGCCCCCTGCACTCCGGCGGCACCGGACCGGATGACGATGCCGTGGCCGCGTACGTCGCGAAGTACGTCACCAAGGGCGCGAGCGAGACAGGCGCCGGCACCGACCACAGGCTCACGACCTGGGATGACATCGACGCAGCACCCGTGAGCGGCCACGTGCACACGCTCATGCGGACCTGCTGGCGCCTCGGCTGCCTCCCCGAGTACGAGCCGCTGCACCTGCGAGCGTGGGCCCACACCCTCGGCTACCGCGGCCACATCCTGACCAAGTCCCGTGCCTACTCGACCACTTACGCGGCACTGCGCGCAGACCGGGCCGAACACGTCGGCGTCGCCCTCGATGACCTACCTGGTACCGAGACCGAAAGGAACTGGCGCTACGTCGACTCCGGTCACACTCCGGGGGCCGCCCTCATCGCTGCCGGAATCGCTGACGATCTAGCCCTCAGCCGCGAGATCGCCCGCGAAGAGCGCCACTGGTCCGGGGTGGCCGATTGACGAAACGTGACCGTGAGGCAGAGAGGGCCCACCACCTCGACCGTGTCTGTAGGAAGTTCTCAACCAAGATCGGCCCGGAGTCGGCACGTCGACTGGCTCGCCTCTTGGAACGCCAGCGTGGGGGAAAGATCGAATGAACAGCAAAAGGGGCCTCGTTCGAGGCCCCTTCCACCTGCCGTGCTCAGGTCCAAATGGGGTTTTGCTCAATGTCGATCCTGCCGTAGTCGAACTGGCGGCCCTTCTTTGTCGCCTCCTCGATCTTGACAGCGGCGAACAGGAACCGCACGACCGCGTTCATTCGCTGGTAGTCCTCGGCCTCCTTCAACGCTCCCCAGCTCTGGCGTGCGTGGGGGCCCACAAGGCCGTCCAGGACCTCAGTGGTTGGCCGAACGATCATCTTGCGCTCGACTTCAGCGATGCGGGCCTCAACCGTCTTGCGCATCTCGCGGTACTCCCGCGTCTTCAACTCCTGGCTTTCCCACATGTCTTTGAGATCGTCGAGTTCCTGGCGATCGGCCGCGATGGCTGCCTGATCTTCTTCTGACAGAGCGGAAGGCGTCGGCACTTCAGCGAGATCAAGGCGCTCAAGGAGGTTGATCGCGGCCTCCGTCACGAAGTCCTCCAAGATGGGGGCGGAGACTGCCCTGTTGCAGCGCGGTACATCGAGCCGGTGCGTGTGGTTGCAGACGTACTTGGCCCCGGACCCTCCGGATCCGCCCATGACCTTCCCGCATCCCGTGCAGGTGACCACGCCGCGTAGCAGGTAGAACCTGCCCGGCTGCTTGCCCTTCGCCAGAGCTGCGGCCCGGTAGGCGCGGCGTTCCCGCACCTCCCTCCACATCCCCCGGTCGATGATCGCGGGCCACTCGCCGTCCCCGATCTCCTCGCCCCGGAAGACACGGATTCCGGCAACGTGGCGGTTGTCCAGGACATCGCGCACGCGCGGTGCCGTCCAGTTGCGCCCTTGGGCGGTCTTCTCGCCACGGTCGTACAGCCTCTTGGCCAGTTGGACCGGGCTTTCTCCGTCCAGGAAGCGGGTGAAGATCTCCCGCACGATGGCGGCCTCTTCGGGAACGATCACGGTGCCGGTCTTGTCGTATCCGTAGCGGCGCCTGCCGGTGTGCGGCTTTCCGTCCTGTACTCGG encodes:
- a CDS encoding recombinase family protein; amino-acid sequence: MTADDRDQQTDARLRRALRARQAAGTQRTKKHRSDWTGESAAIYCRISHANDDDQTGVERQEGICRDVAERLGLTVTEDQVFVDNNRSAWQRKRKRPGWDALLAEASKGRVRHVLTYHPDRLMRQPRDLEELLQIADDHDITLHGQANRRDLADPDDRFFLRIEVAHACRSSDDTSRRLIDSMIDRVQDGKPHTGRRRYGYDKTGTVIVPEEAAIVREIFTRFLDGESPVQLAKRLYDRGEKTAQGRNWTAPRVRDVLDNRHVAGIRVFRGEEIGDGEWPAIIDRGMWREVRERRAYRAAALAKGKQPGRFYLLRGVVTCTGCGKVMGGSGGSGAKYVCNHTHRLDVPRCNRAVSAPILEDFVTEAAINLLERLDLAEVPTPSALSEEDQAAIAADRQELDDLKDMWESQELKTREYREMRKTVEARIAEVERKMIVRPTTEVLDGLVGPHARQSWGALKEAEDYQRMNAVVRFLFAAVKIEEATKKGRQFDYGRIDIEQNPIWT
- a CDS encoding replication initiator, translating into MRQLPEADRDALRIAQDPKFARWLDQITVTGGCAHPIHLSGSTTTRDAVTGEILHHYDTRDEPGERLSVRCRNRRATVCAPCSRLHAGDTFHLVRAGLLGGKTVPASVRDRPRLFATLTAPSFGPVHRTGDRCRPRRDGGECEHGRPLGCGAVHDAEDLLVGQPLCPGCYDYPAHALWHAHAGKLWDRFVIGVRRHLASSAGLVQSRFPDHARLSFARVAEYQKRAAVHVHAVVRLDGPAGPDDEPPAWGTVDHLADAVRASASRVLVRTPYSPAIGELALRWGVQIDTRPLHSGGTGPDDDAVAAYVAKYVTKGASETGAGTDHRLTTWDDIDAAPVSGHVHTLMRTCWRLGCLPEYEPLHLRAWAHTLGYRGHILTKSRAYSTTYAALRADRAEHVGVALDDLPGTETERNWRYVDSGHTPGAALIAAGIADDLALSREIAREERHWSGVAD